The following is a genomic window from Malus sylvestris chromosome 12, drMalSylv7.2, whole genome shotgun sequence.
CTCCTCCCCGGCGATCTCTGCCTGAAAACCTGCCATAGTTGTCACTCACCGGCCCATCATCTTGCAGGGCTGGCAACTGCCAACACAAAATAGTACATGCATGCAATACAAACGTCAGCAGCCATTCATGCAGAAGCTTCTCTTATGACAAAGTgaccaaaagcaaaagtaaaccTTGGATATCTTGGAAATAGTATTTCCAGGGGGTATTTGCCTGGTCAGCAACTCTTTGGCAATCTCCTCTGGAAGATCAAAAACTGCTCCTTGAATCTGAAATTATCACCATCAGAATTTGTTTTGAgtgaaatgaattgaagcaaTAATCAAATACGCCTGAGATGTTGTAGATACGAACCCGTTCATCTGCAATTATATGTATTTTTCCAACTTCATCAGCAGCTGTAGAATAAACATCGGAAAGAAACCCAGTGACAGATCTTGCAGACAGGAACCCTCTGGCAAACGATGGATCTCGGATAAGTTGCAATGTCGTCCATCCCTGCATATAATTTAACAGTTCAATTAATATACCGACACCACAAATGGGCTGCAGAACGCATGCCCCAAAAAACTGGAAAACAAAGATGCACTTCACATTCTACAGTATTTAATAAATAGACAGTATTTGACGATGTGATTATTTAACTTCAAAATGAACCATTTAGAAGTATCAAGATACGTGAATATTTGAAAACATCTTCCTGCTCCGCCAAACTTCAAGAAAATAAACTACTAGACGGAAAATTAAGCGTTTTATGACTTCAATTATTACCGCCTCATGAGTGATAAGGGACTTGGATGATGGAGGACGAGAAAATCCACTGAGCTGTGCAAGTGCAGCAGCAAGAGCACTTGTTCCCTGTTCATCAATCAATCTCTGTGCCGTTGGTGTGAAAAACTGTACAGATTCAGGATGCACTCCGCTAAGAGTAGCAACCACGTGCTGAGCAGATGACTCCAAAACCTCCTCCATAGTTGGTGGACTAGCAAACTCAAACTTGCACCCCACATCACGCTCAAGAGTTTTAATTGTTCTCCTCTGGTTGTTCGTAAACATCAGAACGGCAGTACCTTGTTTCCCTGCACGTCCAGTACGCCCAGAGCGATGCACAAATGTCTCTGAATCATTGGGAAGCTCGTAGTGGATAAcctggaagaagaaaaaattaatattgCAGCCACAGGCTTAGCAAGGTGTTGGCAAATGATATGTTTAGAGAACATCTATTACAGGCAAACAAAGTGGTAATAGTTACATATACACATGTACAAGCATCCATAAAACTTTACTAAAAGTTTGATTAGAAATCATAAGAAACTCCTGAGCTTACCAAATCGACATTGGGAATATCAAGTCCACGGGATGCAACATCAGTGGCAACAAGCACAGTGAATTTCCCTTGCCGAAAACCATTTAATGTTCTCTCTCTTTGATTCTGTGATATATCTCCATGCAATGCCTCAGAAGCTATGCTACTTGTTAATGACATTGAGACTGCATCAGCATCTCGTTTCGTTTGTGTAAATACAATGGTCTTCCCACCCTTTGCATACACCTGAAGATATGACATTCTTCAGTGCTATGTGGAAAATGTTTCCTTTTTGAAGTAATTTAGAGCCATGCAGATTCATAATATAATCAACGTCACCATCTTCATCATAAACTAAACGACTTTCGAAGGAAAACACCACAACAACATTAAAGATCATATTAAAAAGTGAGGCAGCTGTGCAGCATACCTACATATTATACGTTTGAGCCAAAAAAAGAGTCAGTAATGAGTTCCAACTCTTACTGTTATAAGATCACTAAGAATGGTCTTCTTTGAAGCTGAAGTGGTTGATAAAGCATAAAGTTTGATCCCTTCTGCAAGCTTCTCGTCTTGATCGCCAACCTTTGGGAAAAAAGAAAGTCGAAAAGGAATTATTTAAGGCTCACTTTCCACTCTACAAACATAAGAGATgcaaaatttattaattattttttttcctatattaAACAACTACAACTTCCATTGGCTTTAAGCGTTTAATATTCAGTAAACATATTTTAGGCATCACTCCATGCAATGTTCTAATGACACAGATTACACGAATAATGAAAGTTTTAAACttaacaaaggaaagaaagaaaagaaaaatgacatTACCAAATCAATTGTCAATGGATTGTCCAAATATTTCCGTGATAATTTTTTCACCCAACCAGGCATGGTTGCAGAAAAAAGCATGCTCTGCCTCTGAGCTGGAAGCTTTTGTAGAATCACTTCCACATCCTCCTCAAATCCAACAGCAAGCATCGAATCAGCTTCATCAAGTACCAAATATTGAACTTCGCCCAATTTGAGACTGTTCCCGTTTATCAGGTCAATAATCCGACCAGGAGTTCCAACAACTACATCAACTCCACGGGAGAGAGCACTTTGTTGTGTTATGTAGGAAACTCCCCCATAGACACAAACAGTGTTTAGGTAAGGTGCAGATTCTTTCATCTCCTTTTCAACTTGCTTTGCCAACTCCCGTGTAGGTGCAAGCACCAAAACTCTAGGAAGATAACCGGTCCGCCTATAAAAACAGAAATTCATCACATCATTTTCAAAAGAACATGTCTTTAGTTATAATGTGAATAATAAACTTCATCACAAATGGTACCTATGAGAGCCTCTCTGTTCATCATCTTCTGTGAGACGCTTGAGTATTGGGATTCCGAAGGCTAATGTCTTTCCAGTCCCCGTCTTCGCACGAGCAATGATATCTCGACCTTCCAGTGCAGGTATTAGCACAGCTCTCTAAACATTTTCAACAAAGAAAGCTATCAGTAAACAACTACATACACCTACATACGTACATGTAGGGTTCAGGGTTTATGCTATAAGGGCACCTTTTAAACTGTTATAATCTGCAGAAAGCTTACATTTTTATCACACCACACATAATTTTAAGGATAATGCTCAAAAGGGTTCCAACAAAAACTAAATTACAGTAATTTCATGATAAAATTAACACTAAAATTCAAAGGAAATAGATAAGATAAGCAAAACCAGAGAGAGAAATGAAGTACCTGAATTGGGAAAAGGCTCGAAATGCCACGTCTCTCAAGGCTATCAACAAGCCGCTGAGGCAACCCCAGCTTGGAAAGAGCGAGCTCATCGTCGTCACTACCAGCGGAACCCGACTCAGTTTCCGACTCGTACTCCGAGTCGGAGTCAAGCGAGTCCTTAGAAAAGTCACCGAATCCCTTAAACGCCTCTTCACTGAGCACCGAGTTCGGAGTGGCAATGGCCGAACAAACGACACCGGAGCCCTGCCTGACCAACCCACTCTTGCCTCTCAAAACACTGTTGAAGTGAGGCCTCTCGGGAAACGCCAACGAAAGAGTAGCACTGCTCGTCGTTGCCGCAGCCGGCGCCGCCGCTCTTCTGTACAGCTCGCTGCACGGACTCTGGGCATATACAGACGAAACTCCAACAATACAAGTCATTTCTGCAATTTCTGCAGAACCCTGAACTCTCTTCGCCCTCTGCTTCTTCCTTGTTCCTTCTCCTTGCACGCAAGGTGTTTGCTGAAACTCCTCGAAGAGGAGGAAGACAGAGGATAACGAGAGAGGGAGGCTCAATCTTTAGGTCTGTGGAGGATTGAGAGCGGAGAGGATAACGGCCGCTGTGGGTTTATATAGCGAGAGGAGCAGAGGAGGGAGATAAGGCCACACTCCAGTCCAGCCCGTTGGAAATTGTATGGCCTCCCAAACTTCCACCTCGGTCAATATTTTCTCGCACTAAAGCGGATATTTCTTGTCGGGTCAGCATTTCAAATGAAGACTTGACCCGAATACCCGGTTCTTTCTTATACCTTTGTTTTTTGGCTTAATTATAGAAATAGTCACTCAATTTTccacttaatttaattttagaCCTTGAATTTTTGTATTAGTTTATTTAGTCTTTAACAATTTATTACGCTGTTGGTCATTTTCACtaattttatctatttttttgttaaatttaaagATATATTAGGAACTTCAACTTCAAACTTAAAAAACCAATAAAAGAAgctaaatataaaataaaagtttataaaaaataactaaaactCGATACAAAatgtcactcagtactacagtctggtggtatttatcttcacttataaatgagaggttttaggttcgaatctcgtggacggctaattcgatatcaaattaggttgcccattgtgtggcttagccaaaTTGACATACCCTGAACCGAAATGCCCCATTGAACTCCGTATTgagttgtgttggccgacacaggagggtgacgaagccataaagtgtagtgatgtggaaaatatgagtaaatttaaacctaaaagtgtctAAATATAAGAATG
Proteins encoded in this region:
- the LOC126593184 gene encoding DEAD-box ATP-dependent RNA helicase 3, chloroplastic-like, with the protein product MTCIVGVSSVYAQSPCSELYRRAAAPAAATTSSATLSLAFPERPHFNSVLRGKSGLVRQGSGVVCSAIATPNSVLSEEAFKGFGDFSKDSLDSDSEYESETESGSAGSDDDELALSKLGLPQRLVDSLERRGISSLFPIQRAVLIPALEGRDIIARAKTGTGKTLAFGIPILKRLTEDDEQRGSHRRTGYLPRVLVLAPTRELAKQVEKEMKESAPYLNTVCVYGGVSYITQQSALSRGVDVVVGTPGRIIDLINGNSLKLGEVQYLVLDEADSMLAVGFEEDVEVILQKLPAQRQSMLFSATMPGWVKKLSRKYLDNPLTIDLVGDQDEKLAEGIKLYALSTTSASKKTILSDLITVYAKGGKTIVFTQTKRDADAVSMSLTSSIASEALHGDISQNQRERTLNGFRQGKFTVLVATDVASRGLDIPNVDLVIHYELPNDSETFVHRSGRTGRAGKQGTAVLMFTNNQRRTIKTLERDVGCKFEFASPPTMEEVLESSAQHVVATLSGVHPESVQFFTPTAQRLIDEQGTSALAAALAQLSGFSRPPSSKSLITHEAGWTTLQLIRDPSFARGFLSARSVTGFLSDVYSTAADEVGKIHIIADERIQGAVFDLPEEIAKELLTRQIPPGNTISKISKLPALQDDGPVSDNYGRFSGRDRRGGGRGGGRGGGFRDRQGSSDGFRSSRGWGSDGGADDSFRSSGRSYGSSNSRPRSPRSIDDDWLIGGQRSSRSPSRDSSRSFGGSCFNCGRSGHRASDCPTKQGF